GTATCTCGAGAAAAGAAttcttctttcattctctcatcTCTCTCACTTCTCTTCCCCGATTCCTTCTtcccattatatattattatcaaaataatatataattgtatttacttttatttgcgTGACATTTATCCTCGTTTTACAATATGTTATCAACATGAATTGCTCTAAAGGTAATTATCTATCTTAAAACTTGAAGttgtttatatagaataaacttttacatatttatattactattgattttattaatttaatttgtgttatatattattaaaagttataagcaaattatttggttttgattctaataaattgttttatcatATATCTGAAGTTATTTGATAATGTCGAATCTCACAAAAGTTGTATATATAGAATAAacttttacatatttatattactattgactttatattgttttatcaTATATCTGAAGTTATTTGATAATGTCAAatctcacaaaactcgaatttgtgacacttgacatttcgggaaagaacCATCTATCTTCGATCCGTGATGTTGAAATACATCTTACTGCAATGAATCTTAGAGTTACgatcaaaaaagaaaatcaagcatCACTACAGGATCACTAAAAAGCGTTGATTTTCCTTCGCCATCATCACCATGAAGGTTCAAAAAATGAATATCTTACGGTAAAAGACTcttttactctatggagtaatttgaaggaaagatatgaccaccagaaaactataattctcccaaaagctcgatatgattggatgtACTTGAgattgcaagattttaaaattgttagtgAATATAACTCCACATTGTTCAAAATTAGCTTTCAATATTTAACgttgtgtggagaaaaaaaatcacaaaagaaaacatgtttgaaatttttttttactacattTCAATCCTTTAATGTGCTCTTACAACAACAATATCAAGAGcatagatttacaaaatactttgaattaatatcatgtcttcttgttgctaaacaaaataatgagcttttgatgagaaatcaccagtctcaTCCAATTGGATCTGAACCATTCCTTAAAGTGAATAcaatatcgtcccaaactcgtggacgaGGATGAGGACGAGGACATGGTCGTGGTTGTGGAAGGAATCCCCGATACCATGTTTCTTATGGTAATAATTCCtcaaattctcataaaataaaagtctcATTGCACCACTAGAAGTGAAGTAATATTgagacaaaacaagaaaatgggaagtgtaTACAAGATAAATCTCCCAAAAATCGtaagaataattgttatagatgtggtataaAAGGGCGTTGGTCGCGTACCTATTGTATAcacaaacatttggtcgacatttaccaagcatcaataaaggcaaaaggaaaagaaatagaaatgaacTTTATCATTGGTGATGGATAGGACCTAAgttactatgacattgatttctttagaGGTCTTAGTGAAAAAATTgaccatttaataaatgatgagaatgctaacattgattgatattacttttatatatcaaataatatattattatgtcttatatttacatctaattttcttttgttatttacatgatattttttttaaaaaaatattagttatatctaaAATTCATGTGTtattggtctcaagatgaatgatgATGATGTATGTCTGGCAGACTGTGCAACCATGCACACAATTCTtcaagataaaatatatttcctcaaattaacattaataaaatctaatataagtaccatatctggtactacaaacttagttgaatgCTCTAAAAGAGCAAACATAATGCTACCAAATGGAAATagattctatataaataatactttatattctagcaaatccagaagaaatttgctcagttttaaagatatctgTTGAAATgcatatcatattgaaactatgaatgaagataatgtaaaaTATCTTTATGTTACTTCTATTATATTTGGCCAGAAGTTTATAATGGAGAAAATCTTGACTTTCtcctctgggttgtatcatacaactatgaAGCCTATCGAATCATATGTTTTTGTGAACCAGAAGTTTAATGACCCAAAAGTTTTAATCCTTTGGAATGACAAGCTAGGTCACCCAGGGTTTCcaatgatgcgtcgaataatcgaacactcacatgggcatccactaaaaaACCAAAAGATTCTTTTGCACAATCAGTACTCATGTGTtgcctgctcacaaggtaaattgatagtcatgccatcttttactaaagtcatatatGTGTCACcagtctttttagaaagaatacatggggacatatgtgggctTATCCATTCACCATGTGGGCCATTTCGTTATTTTATAATCTTAATAGATgtttctactaggtggtcacatgtttgtctcattTATACACGTAATGTTGCCTTTGCCATACTCCTTGCACAAATGATCATATTATgagcacaatttccagattatccaattaagacaataagtcttgataatgctggcgaatttacttctcaaatgTTCATTGACTATTGTGTAGgaataaatattgagcatcctgttgctcatacccatacccaaaatggtttagcaaAATCCTTTGTCAAAcatctccaattaatagctcggccatcattaatgaaaaacaaattacCTACTTCTACATGAGGACATGCTATTATTATGCATGCTGCAACTTTAGTCCATATttgacctacaacttaccatgaatactccccttTACAACTTGTGCttagaaaacaaccaaatatctctcacttacggatctttggttgtgcagtatgGGTACCAATTGCGCCTGCACaatgcactaaaatgggtccccaatgAAGAATtgggatttatgtaggttttgattctccatctatcataagatatctttaACCTTTGACAGACGATGTTTTTACAGTCTGCTTTgtagattatcattttaatgtgAATTTTTTCCTGCTGTTAGGGGGATAACAATCGATTTCTAAAGAATGATGAGAAATTACTTTGAATGCATCTACTATATTCCATTTTGATcctcatacaaatcaatgtgaactagaagttcaaaggatcattcatttgcaaaatcttgcaaatcaattaccagatgcattcattgatacaaagaaagtgacaaagtcacatatcccgactacaaatactccagcacggattgatgtccctataggataattaacaaatgaatctaagatacgcctaAAGCATGGTAGAGCTTTCGGCTCAAATGATGTTACTCCCCAGAAGAGCATAACACAAGAAAAACTTGACACTCTAGAAGAGGCCATCAAAATGACTAATTAgtctaaaattgataaatctatagccccaaAAGAGatacaaataatgcagaaagccctTGAAAAGGCACATATTTAACCAAAAACCCCTGAAGAGATATAGTTAcctaaaaaattatgagatctcaataagttatgtacacatgggagaaaaatgaaatcgaattaggaggtggtgcactacagttTCTATTAGATTGCCAAAATctatgaaccaactatggacaacttatctacttacaaggaactcattatttttatcatttgtgcaactcctaataaaCCTAAGTAATGTAAAATATAAGAGATATGAGTTGAATGcccaaatcaatgtcaatacattAAAAGGATAACAAAGGGACAATCAAGTTTGAATtgattacatcatgtcatacttttaggggctcaatctcaatagttataaattatatcaaCCATGATATGGGAGTTTGTTTAGCCTTACAAGGGGTGTCTTTTAGCCTTGCAATTCCATATGACACAACAAGGACGTTGCGTGAGCATGGGAGGGAGATAATGCAATATTTTACATTGAATATGGGAAAAAGTTCCTTAAGGTATATATATTTGGGTTTCTCTTAACCTGGTAGACATATTATGAAGTTGTGAGGGTCCTTCGGgccaaaaacaaacaatatttacataattagaAGTAGGTTATGTTAAAAGGATAATTAACTCTCTATAGTGCgatattgagtcaactttataattagattatgagggaagtaatattttcttatggatcCCAATAGTCCTCACTCAAGATTATGTTTCTTGATGGCACATTATTTAAGGGGATATTTGGGttttttattcatatgtgtGCACAAGGATGTTATAGTAAATAAGTAAGGTTGTACAAGAGCTTATGAATGTATTTTTCGATTGACctgattaattaattggaactcAATAAGGTATCACACACCAAATCAATTCCTAGTGATGGAAGATTATGTTATCGAATGCTATCAAATCTCATTTTGATTAGTGCACAAACTTATGAGAAGAGATCAAGCATCATTTTGATATGTGAAGTTCTATTCGgtaaaggaaaatagaaaatcgTGGTATCCAATACCATTACATTGTATCAAATTGGCCATTTTGAAACTAAGGGCTGAAGTGAGGATAATTTTCTAGTTCGATTGAGATCAAATTTGAAGAAAGGAGTATCGAATTGTTATGACTACTATAATAAACAATAGTTAGAGTTGTTTTTAGTTACTTAAATTTTACTAGGATTAGTTAGCTGAGTTGGCAAGTTATGATTAAGTGCTAGCTATCTTTAAATAACTTGTTAGAGATGGTTTAGATATCGTAATTGTTTGTTTTATAGAGTAGATTAGATTTTCTCTCCAAAAccattttctatgaaattttcTTGGCATCCAACCATGATTTTCTTACTTGAAGATTTTGGAATGAAAAGCTAAATTCATTCGATATCTTGAAGATCAACTCTATACAACTAAGGGTAAGGAATGAGTGCATTCCTCAACGATGAACCCTACCATTATCTTTTTAGATCTGagatttttttcatcttttgttgaattcttttgttgtttgttgtAGATTTCAACTATATGATTCTTAGAAAATACGTTGGATGCTCTTATTATGATTGATCAATTGTTTTTTCGTAGATCATATATGTCTAAATCTAAGAGTAATCTAGGAATGAATTAGAGATTAATTGAAtgataaatcatttaaaaaaaaaaaaaaagaaatctaatgCATAAAAACAAGCAATCCTACTCTACTTTGTCCAAAACTgcatattgtttgatttttctaaatattgaTCTTTATCTTTATgtaaaatttcatcaattgcttagtttttaaattgattttcttcaaacttttatccaaatcttaaaaattcattttacaaaTAGTAATTCTAGTCTTAAATACAATTAACTAACAAAGGAATGTTGATTTTCATGGTAATCCTTAAGGAGACAATCCAATTGCTATGCTAGctgttaaatcttttttatttgaaaagaaaatgattttcgaTTTGAGATATATTGGTATCAATGGTAAAATTATGGCTAATCTTATAAATACAATCTCTTTGATTCATTTTAGACCAAAATTCATTAAACTAGAAAATGACAAACTACACATTAGATGTGTTGTGGACATTGTACATCTAATTTTAGATGTTTTCTTAGCATAAATGATATCGAGAGATTTGTAAACTCTATTGGATAGTGTTGAGGGTTATTAATTAACCtgtattttatcattaaaattgtCATGAGGGAGATTATTACTGCATTAGGTTGCTTAGTTTAAATTggcaattttatttcattcatcatGACTtaggaatttttatatttgttatgtCTTACACTCCGTTGAAACTAGGGATGGTAGAGGTAATTATAGAAGGTCAAGGAAAATCTAATAATTCTAACAGGTGgcataatttcaattttagggTATTTTCAATTGAGcgtaagatttttaatttttaatttttaaaatgaaaatttgatctAGTGCTTGAGTGCTTGAACCTGGCGCTTAAGAACTAGGAGCACTTAATCATTATAGTTGAGTACAACTTAAGCGCTTTAAAAAAGTGCTCGAGTATTCCCAAAactttttagaatttaaatattgcaattttttattttttttgccatTTTACCAAATCCATTTCTAAAACTTTAGGATTTTGTTTCACTATGGTTTCGTCCCTAGAAATATTATGcttgaaaaatctttttattttgatgtttaaaaaaaaaaaattgttaattagcATTTCTCAAATCTTGATACCCTCAAAGAGTTTGTAATTTTTTCTCTTCCGTTCAAGAGAGAGTTATGCATCCCTTAAGGCATTGAGGTCTCCATTAAGATCACATGTAGTGTTATATTGTAAACGCGAAGACAAACATAGCTAGATACTTAGGTGTAAGATTTAGGGATGACATAAAATAGGTGAAATCTACGTACTTCTCTTTCAATAGTAGGTTTACGCTCTACGTAAGTGGATTTTACATCCACAAAGTCCTTaggaaatttgattttcttctatgCAAATTGGTGTGTGATCGTGCGTTTGAATTTCTCTACTTCATCTCTAATTCTTTcaaagagattaaaaaataaaaacttggaCTTAAAGGAAAAGAACTACCTAGGTAGTTTGATATAACAAATTCAAACTACTGTGAACAAAATCATGGATTAAAAACCTTAAATCATTTCCtcaaaatatatgaaagatGGATTTACTACGGTAAAACCTCCGTCTACTAAAAGATTATGCCCACTCACATACTTGGATTCATCACCGGCCAAGTAGAGAGCAGCCTCAGCCACATCTTCTGCGTTAAGAACCTTTCCTTTAAGGTTGGAATATACACCGGCTGCTCCATCATCATCCAATTTGAAGAAGTCCTTTGCTAGTGGAGTGGCAACCAGATATGGCGACACACAGTTCACACGAATGCCATATTTTCCGAGCTCCACCGCTGCATTCCTTGCAAGTCCCACCACTGCATGCTTCGAACTAGTGTAAGCATGAGATGCACCCCCTCCAACAGTAGAACAAACGCTGGCAGTAGTAATTATGCTGCCATTACCAGctgaaaaatataaaggaaaagtggTAAGCTCAAGAAGAATAAAAGGCAAAGTGATCattaccaagaaaagaaaaatcctaattccagtcaaattaaacaaaaatcattctCCGATATTGTACCTGGAATCATCACCCGAGCCGcatgtttggttcccaagaaGGCACCTACTACATTCACATTCAGGATTCTCTCAAATTCAGTTTTGTCGTTATCAAGGATGTGGGGTTTCGCCTCTCCAGCTATGCCTGCATTGTTGAACATAATGTCGAGTTTTCCATGCGTAGCAACAGCAAGGTTGACGGCATTTTCAACCTCCTTTTCGTTGGTCACGTCGCAGTGGACGAAGGAGGCAGAGGTAGGACTTAAATCTTTGCAAACAGAGAGGCCTAAGTTGTCTTGGATATCAGCGATCACAACCTTAGCCCCATGTCTAGAGAAGAGTCTTGCAGTACTTTCCCCGATCCCACTAGCGCCACCGGTAATTAGTGCCACCTTACCTTGTAGCCTATAtgtgtatattaatttgaacGGAAGAGAGAGAACCAGAATCAAGACATTtgtaaaagaataatatttgacaTTTGTAAGAGAAGTAATAAAACCATTAAGCAT
The sequence above is drawn from the Vitis riparia cultivar Riparia Gloire de Montpellier isolate 1030 chromosome 6, EGFV_Vit.rip_1.0, whole genome shotgun sequence genome and encodes:
- the LOC117915984 gene encoding secoisolariciresinol dehydrogenase-like isoform X2 — translated: MASIPQISAAARRLQGKVALITGGASGIGESTARLFSRHGAKVVIADIQDNLGLSVCKDLSPTSASFVHCDVTNEKEVENAVNLAVATHGKLDIMFNNAGIAGEAKPHILDNDKTEFERILNVNVVGAFLGTKHAARVMIPAGNGSIITTASVCSTVGGGASHAYTSSKHAVVGLARNAAVELGKYGIRVNCVSPYLVATPLAKDLFKLDDDGVSGVYSNLKGKVLNAEDVAEAALYLAGDESKYVSGHNLLVDGGFTIVNPSFGIF
- the LOC117915984 gene encoding secoisolariciresinol dehydrogenase-like isoform X1, whose protein sequence is MASIPQISAAARRLQGKVALITGGASGIGESTARLFSRHGAKVVIADIQDNLGLSVCKDLSPTSASFVHCDVTNEKEVENAVNLAVATHGKLDIMFNNAGIAGEAKPHILDNDKTEFERILNVNVVGAFLGTKHAARVMIPAGNGSIITTASVCSTVGGGASHAYTSSKHAVVGLARNAAVELGKYGIRVNCVSPYLVATPLAKDFFKLDDDGAAGVYSNLKGKVLNAEDVAEAALYLAGDESKYVSGHNLLVDGGFTVVNPSFIYFEEMI